CATGTCCTCCACCCGGACGGTGCCCCGGGATGATAGGTCCTCCGCATCCGTCCGCACCAAGGGACTGGAGCTGGTCAGATCAGGCCTTCGGATGCGCGTTCCAGTTACGATCAGCCGCTCAAGCTGCTGCAGTTCCGGGTCGGTGGCAGGATTCTCGTGATCCGATGCCAGGGAGGCTTTCGGGTCGGCCAGCAGGAGCAACGTCACGACGGCCCAACAGCTAATTCGCAAGAAGGTACGTGCCATCGTGTTTCCTCCCCGACGGTCTGCCTTCCCAGGCCGTTTGCCACGGAAGGCATCCGCTGCGCTCGGCGCCGCCAGCGGACAGCTCGTGACTGCCGCTGGACCAGAAATCGCCAATTGGGCGAGCGGTTGCCTGAGGACACCCGTCGATCATGTCGGCCGCGTGTCCGGACCCGCCGACATCGCCGCGATCGGCGGCGCGGGGGGTGGGCGCTTCACGATCCCTGACGCGGGAGATCGTACACCAGGCCCAGTCCTCGCACGTCCGCGTAGGGCCCAAGCGCGATGTGTAGCTGCCATACTCGCTGGCCCGATGCGCTCGGCTCTCCATGACTCCGGTAGCGTGCCGGTGACGGACCCTGCTTCTGCTTCCACCCTTTGGGCTACGGGACCCATGATCAATGGGTACATCGCCACCGCGGTTGACGGGCCCCGGGGCGTCGACGAGAACAAGGTGCCGCGCCGTCGGGCGTGGCGGCATCCGCATCTGCCGGGCGTCCGTGACCTTCATGCCCGGGAACCGTTAGGCCGGAAGCACGCGGGCGCAGGCCGTCTTGCGAGGGTGCCAGCATGAGTGCTCGCCCAACTCTGCATCTGCTCAAGATCGCTCAGGGGATCGAGTCGCCGGTCGCGCTACGCCGGGCGCAGCAGCGTCGCCTCCGCTCGGCTGCCAAGGGGCAAGGGCGGCTCGCCCATTTCACCCGTAATCGTCCGGTGCGCGCTGCCGAACTCTTGGCGGGCGGGTCGATCTACTGGGTGATCCGGGGGCATATCTCGGTTCGACAGCGTTTGCTGGACATCGTGGACGCGACCAATGCCAGAGGTACCCAAGGGGTGGAACTGGTGTTTCACCCGGACTTGGTCACGACCGAACCGCGCCGCCATCGGGCGTTCCAGGGCTGGCGGTATCTCGATGCAAGCCTGGCGCCGCCGGACCGGGCCACCGTCATTGATCCAGGTCTGCCCGACTCGTTGGCCCGAGACCTGTATCGTCTTGGATTGCTGTAACGGCCTCAGCTGCAGCATGCACCACGCGGCGTGAATCCATATCTTCACTTTTGCGCGCTACGATTTCACGGTGCATCCCAATTGGAGTTTCCCCATGAAGAAATTTGCAGGTCTGTTGATCGCCGGAGTATTTACTGCCGGTCTCGCCCCCGCCGCGTCGGACGCGCATGTCGAGATGCGCCCGATGCTGACCCTCGGGATGGCCAAGGCCATGGCCGATGCCTGCGAGGCGTTTCGCGAGACCCAAGAGAACTTCCGGGCCGTCAACATTGCGATTGTTGATCGTGGGGCGGACCTGGTGCTGTTCCGACGCCAGAACGACGCTTTCCTCGGCAGCTTCGAGATCGCATTGCGGAAGGCGCAGTCGGCTGCCCGCCTGCCCATTCCAACGCGCACGCTCGGCGAAATCGTGCACGGGAAGGACGGACAACCCGGCCGGGCGCCCGCGCTTGGCGAGTTTCACCATGTGACCGCCTTGACCGGAGGACTGCCGATTCGCATGGCTGACGGTGCGTTGGTCGGCGCGATTGGCATCAGCGGCGCGACGGGAGACCAGGACGAGCAGTGCGCGCAGGCGGCGATCGACGCGGTCGCCGACATGCTGCAGTAGGAGCGTCCGATGCACGACCTCGCCGTCCGCAATGCGTTGATCGTCGACGGTACCGGCAAGCCGTCGTTTCACGGTGACTTGGCGGTGGAAAACGGGCAGGTGGTTGCCCGGGGCGGCGAGGTCGGCAGCGCCCGGGAGACGATCGATGCGGACGGGCTGGCGCTGGCACCCGGGATTGTCGACACGCATACGCATTTCGATGCACAGCTGACCTGGGATCCGAGCGCCTCGCCATCGCCGTCGCTGGGTGTCACCACCGTCGTGATCGGCAATTGCGGCTTCACGATCGCGCCGTGCCGCGAACAGGACCGCGACGCGACGTTGCGGAATCTCACGCATGTGGAAGGCATGTCGCTGTCGGCACTTCGGGAAGGCGTGCGCTGGGAGTTCGAGAGTTTTCCGGAATACCTGGACCTGCTGGCACGATGCGGACTGGTTCCGAACGTGGCGTCGTACATTGGACACTCGTCGGTCCGGACGTACGTGATGGGTCAGGCGGCGACGGAACGAGAGGCCACCGACGATGAGATCAGCCGGATGGCGGAGATCGTGCGCGATTCCGTCACCGCCGGCGCGATCGGATTCTCGACAACCACGTTCGAGGGACACAACGGCGAGAACGGCGTCCCCATGCCATCGCGCTTCGCCTCGGAAGCTGAGGTGGGGGCCCTGGTGCGGGCGATGGGCGAGACCGGACGCGGGATTTTCATGCTGACTGCCGGTAGCGGGACCAAGCTCGGCACTCTCGAGAAGATGGGCGCGGAAGCCCGTCGACCGGTGCTCGTGGCTGCTTTCCTCCACAATCCGACCCGCCCGGACGGGGTCCGGCTGGGATTGGCGCGGCTCGATGCGGCTGCCAAGCGCGGCAACGAGATGTGGGGCCAGGTCTCGTGCCGGCCCCTCAGCTTGGAGTTCACGATGGCAAGCCCCTACCTGTTCGAGGGGTTGAGCGCCTGGAAGCCGGCAATGACGGCCGACGGCACGGAAGGCCTGCAATCGGTCTACGCGTCAGGGGAGTTCCGTGCTGCGGTACGGGCAGAACTTGCGGTCCCGGCCAAGGTTCGGATCTTCAACGGGGACTGGGAAAAGATCATCGTCCGGGAGGTGTCCCCGGGCGGCAATTCGGCGCTCGAGGAACGGTCGCTGCGCGATCTCGCGACCGCAGCGGGACAAGACCCCCTTGACTGGCTGCTGGATCATGCGATCGAAGGAGGCCTTGAGACGTTGTTCGTGGCCCAGCTGCTGAACACCGATGAAAATGCGGTGAGCGAGGCCCTGGTCCACGACCGAAGCCTGGTTAGCCTGTCGGACGCAGGAGCTCATCTCACGTTCTTCTGCGACGCGGGGTTTGGCCTGCACCTGCTTGGTCACTGGGTGCGTGACCGGGAATTGTTCTCGCTGGAAGAGGGTGTACACCGCCTGAGCGGCCGCCCTGCCGACATCATGCGGATTCCGGGACGGGGCCGGCTCGTGCCCGGGCAGGCGGCCGACATGATGCTGTTTGATCCGGATCGGGTTGGCGTGGGCTTGTCGAAGCGGGTCCACGATCTGCCGTCGGGGGCACCGCGGCTGGTGGCAACGGCGGAAGGGCTGCATGGCGTGTGGGTCAACGGTATCCGGGTAACCAGTCCTGAGGGAACATCTGTTTCCGGGGCGACGCCGGGACAGCTGGTCCGGTCGTTTCACGCCTGAACGCGGACCTGCGCCCGGCGAGGGGAGATGACATCCCTCTCCGACGCAGCGAACCTGGCACGACACCTCGCCTCCACCGGGCTTGCCCGTATACGATCCGGTGGCCGTGGACGGAATGAAGAGGGAGCAGCCGATGCGAAGTGATCTCGGCGAATGGCGGGAGCCCACTGCGCTTGTCGAAACCGACACACTCGAATCCGAACTTGCAAGTCCGGATCTTCGAATCGTGGACTGCACCACGTGGCTGCTGCCAGCCGAGCCAGGTGATGACGCTCCCTATCGTGTCGTCCCCGGAATCGCCGAATACGAGGCCGGCCACATTCCTGGCGCAGTGTTTCTGGATATCCAGGAAACCATCTCGGATCCGGACACCCGTCTTCGCTTCATGGCGCCATCCGCGGAACGGTTTGCGTCGGCAATCGGACGGCTCGGGATCGGCAACGGTTCCCGCGTGGTGCTCTATTCGAACGGCAGCATCATGTGGGCGACCCGGGTCTGGTGGATGCTGCGGTCGTTCGGTTTCGACGGAGCGTCCGTGCTGGACGGAGGATTCGGAAAATGGCAGGCCGAGGGACGCCCGGTCTCGACCGACCGGGAAAGCTATCCCCCGGCCTGCTTCGATGCCTGCCCGCGGGCCGGGTTCTTCGTCGACCGGCATCATGTCCTAGCCAGGCTAGGCGACCCCGCCGCCACCATGGTGAACGCGCTCGCGCCCGAGTTTTTCCTGGGGTCGGGGCCCAGCCGATACGGGCGCCCCGGCCGCATTCCCGGAAGCGTCAGCGTTCCTGCGGCAAGCCTGCTCGACCCGTCGGACGGAACCTTCGTCTCTCTGGACGAGGCCCGACGCGCGCATGAAGCCGTCGGCGTGAGCCCGGACCGGCACGTGGTCGCCTACTGCGGGGGCGGCATCTCCGCGACCGTTGGGCTGTTCCTGCTGCACCAGCTCGGATATCCGGACCTGACTCTCTACGACGCATCGATGGGGGAGTGGGCTCGGGATCCCGAACTTCCGATCGAGAAGGGCCCTCCGGGAAGTACCGACTGAACGGTGATCGCCGGCCAGCCTCTCCAGGTTGGCGGTGCGCTACGGCGCGTTATGGTGGCTACCATCCTCTCGTTTCTTTGGATAGGCAGATGGGTCTCACATTCAAGAAACTGCACCCGTCCTTTGTGGCTGAAGCAAGCCGGGTGGATCTTCGTGATGTCCATGACGACGCGGAGCTCGAGGCGATTCGGCAAGCAATGGATCGCTACGCGATACTCGTCTTCCGCGGGCAGCAGTTGTCGAGTGACGAGCATCTTGCCTTCGCGACCCGGTTCGATGGCACACTGCACCGCAAGACCGGCATCAGCGTGCTCCAGCCCAGCCGTTTCGGCGACGAGGCGCTCACGGACGTCTCCAACATCGGCGCGGACGGCGAGGTTCTTGGCGTCGATGCGCGGCAACGCTCCTACGTCCTTGCCAACCGACTCTGGCACACCGACGCGTCGTTTCAGGACCCGAGGGGCCGTTATTCGATGCTGGCCGCTCTGGCGGTGCCGCCGGTTGCGGCGGACACCGAGTTTGCCGATATGCGGACCGCCTACGACACGCTGCCCGAAACAAGAAGGGTGGGCCTCGAGGGGCTCCGCGTGCACCACTCGATCGCGTATTCGCGCCAGACCCTGGGCTTCGAGTTTTCCGCAGAAGAGAGCGACCGTCTCAAGGGAGCCACGCATCCGCTGTTGCTGATGAACCCACGGAATGGGCGGCACTCGCTCTACCTCGCATCCCACGCATCCCGGATCGTCGATCGGCCCGTCGCGGACGGACGCCTGCTGCTCCGGGACCTGATGGAGCATGCCACGCGACCGGAGTTCGTGTATCGCCATTCCTGGCGTGAAGGCGATGTCGTGATCTGGGACAATCGCGCAACCATGCACCGTGCCTGCCCGTTCGAGGACACCGTCCACCGGCGCGAGATGCGCCGGGTGACGACGCTCGACATCGGCGATCCGTCCAGAGTCGCACAGCCAGCCTAAACAACCGCAGCCACCGCATTTGACGCGGGCGGACGCTGACTGTCGCCGTTCAGGGGCAACCGAAGTCCGCGGCGGGGCAAGCGTGGGTAACTGCCTGGTCTACGGTGCGGCCGGGTTCGGTTCAGCCCTGTTCCTGCGATGACGGAAACCGATGGTGGTGCGGCTCCCAGCGGACGGTGCGCAGGACACCGCCGCGTCCGTCAATCCGACGGTTCAGGCAGACTAGGCCGGCGGGGTACTGGCGGTACCCCGCCGGGAGCAATACCAGGATTGGCGGGTGCTAGAGGTTCTGGGCGCTCACCATTGCGAACAGCATCGGTACCGACAGCATCGTGTTTGTTCGCGAGAAGAGCATCGCGGTACGGGCGGAAGCAGCCTTCGTGTCGGCGTCTGCCTCGACGAGACCCAAGGCCTTCTGCTGGTTGGGCCAAATCACGAACCAGACGTTGAACCACATGATGATTCCCAGCCACATGCCGATGCCCAGCAATGTCTGCGAAGAGGTTCCGCCGACGATACCGAGTGTCAGGGTTTCGATGATGTAGCCGTTCATCCACGCGAGAATCAGGCCGGTCACGATCGTGGCCATGGCTCCCCATCGGAACCAGCACAGGGCAAGTGGGGCGATGACCTTGGAAATCGCGGGTTTCTGGTCGTCCGGAATTTCCGGCATGCTGGGAATCTGGACAAAGTTGAAGTACCAGAGCAGGCCGATCCACATCACTCCTGAAATGACGTGCAACCATCTCAGAAAGAAAGCGGGGAACGCGTCGGCCGAATACCCCATGACCATGTAGTAGAAGATGAAGAGCACGAGGGCCAGCACGAAACCGGCGATGACGGTATTCCGAAGGGAAGTGAGAATGGCGGCCATTAGGGACTCCCGCAGACTGTTGCGATAGGCACGAACTCCCGGCGCTCCGCGCTGCCGTTCGCGGTACGACTATACCAAAGCGCAGGTAGCGGCTTGGGGCGCCAATGTGGGTTGCGATCCGCCGCGCAGGTGATGCAGCGTTGAACACGAACACCGGGATCCTTGCACAACACATTGTTTGTACATCAACTACGAATAACCAGTCGCTAGCGGCGCAGTTCCGGAATCGCCTGCCGCCATGCTTGTCAACCTCGATGCATGCCGACGCACAATGCATTGTCCGGAGTCTCGGTAAGACGCCGCGAACCCGGAGCTGGGAGCGCAGTACAGGGCGCCTCCCAGGAGGCTGCGGCGGCAGAGCGGCGCGCAAACTGCGCCGGGGGCTTCGATCCGCCGGGAGGAACCTTGGAGAGTGGTTACGGGGCAGGGCCCCAGGGAGCTACGACGCAGGACTTTCCGCAGGGGCCGTGATGCCGAAGTCCGTTGCCCAGCCTAGGCCGGCTTCAAAGGTCGTGCGGGGGCGATACTCGCAGCCGACCCAGCCCGCATAACCGTTCGCATCGAGCATCCGGAGCAGCTTCCCTCCGTCGATCTCGCTGCCGTCCGGCTCGTGCCGTCCGGGAAGTCCGGCGATCTGCACGTGTCGGACCAGCGACCTAAAGCGGGCGTAGGCTGCTTTCACGTCTCCTTCCATGATGCGGGTGTGATAGAGGTCGAACTGCAGACGGACGTTGTCGCGGGCGACGGCGGTAATGAGTTGTCGCGCGTGGTGCAGTCTGGAGAGGTGGTACCCGGGTACGTCGCGGTCATTCAACGGTTCGATCAGAACGTCGATGTCGAATCGACGGGCCTCTTCAGCCGCATGACGTAAATTGTCGACAAAGCAGGCGTCGCAGGCTTCCCGTTCCTCGGACCGCAGCCCTGCCATGACATGGATACGTGGGCAGGTCAGCTGCGTCGCGTAGTCCAGCGCCTGCCCGAACGCCGAGCGGAAATCTGCTTGGCGGCCGGGTTGGGCGGCGAGCCCGCGCTCGCCGCTGCTCCAGTCGCCTGGCGGCGTGTTGATGAGCACCAACTGGACGTCGGCCGCTCGGATCCACGTCTTTAGTTCCGCTGCCGTCCAATCGTAAGGGAACAGGATTTCGATCCCGCGAAATCCTGCGGCACGCACGCGTTCCGCCCGCTCCGGCAGCGGTTCATCCGCGAAGAGCATGGTCAGATTAGCGGCTAGGCGCAGCACCGGGGTTCCTCACTGAAGGGTATGGCCAAGTGTGGTCGGAGTGGCTGGATTCGAACCAGCGGCCCCTGCCTCCCGAAGACAGTGCTCTACCAGGCTGAGCTACACTCCGCGCCTACCGGCCAGCATATAGCCCGTCCGACGGCGTGGGCGCAATCCTGCAACCGCACGATGATCAAATCAGCGGTCGGATGAAATCGGTTACTGCTTGCGGCTGCAGGCCAGACAAGCCAAATCGGCGAGCGCTTCGCGGCACGGGCTGGGGGGCAGGACTTCGAGCGCAGCAATTGCATTGTCGCTGCAGGCGACTGCGCGCTCCTGCGTCAGGGCAACGGTACCTCGACAGCGGATGATCCGGCACGCTTCAGCGAAGTCGTCAGGCGTCTGCTGTCCCTTTCCCAGTGTCCGATCCCAGAAATCGCGCTCGCGCCGGTCGGCCTGCGCATAGGCAATGATGACGGGCAGCGTCAGGCGGCCTTCGCGGAAATCGCCACCGGTGGGTTTGCCGGTCTCGTGAGATTCGCCCAGGTAGTCCAGGGCGTCATCCGTCAGTTGAAATGCGGTTCCGACCTGTTCGCCATAGCGGTCAAGCCCAGCAAGCACGTCAGGGCCGCATTCAACCAGGTGACCGCCGACGGCGGCGGCGGCGGCAAACAGTTGTGCCGTCTTGGCCCTGACCACTTCCAAATATTCGTTCTCCGTCGTTGTCGTTTTGCCGGTGGTGACGAGCTGCAGAACTTCGCCCTGAACGATGACCGCAGCGGCATTGGACAACAGGCGCAGAACCGGCAGTGACCCGTCGGCGACCATCAGCCGGAACGCCTGGCTGAACAGGAAATCGCCCACCAGCACGCTGGCGGCGTTACCCCAAATGGCGTTCGCCGACTTGAGCCCCCGGCGTTCCAGGCTGTTGTCGACGACATCGTCGTGCAGGAGGGTCGCGGTATGAATGAATTCGATCACTGCGGCCAACCCGATATGGCGGTGGCCTTGGTAACCCGCGGCGCGGGCGCCGAGCAGCGTGACGAGGGGGCGGATGCGCTTCCCACCGGCATCGGTCACGTGCCTGGCCAGTTCCGGGATCAGGGCGACGGAACTGGCGAGGTTCGCATTGATCGTGTGGTCGACGCGAGCAAGATCGTCCGCGACCAACGCCTTCACCGCGGCAAGACTTGATCGGTCGGCCCGGCGTTCGCCTCCGCTCGCTGCATTCACGACGTGACCTCCACGCCTCCGTGCTAGCGCGCGGAACCGTCCGG
This window of the Rhodospirillales bacterium genome carries:
- a CDS encoding DUF1489 family protein; its protein translation is MSARPTLHLLKIAQGIESPVALRRAQQRRLRSAAKGQGRLAHFTRNRPVRAAELLAGGSIYWVIRGHISVRQRLLDIVDATNARGTQGVELVFHPDLVTTEPRRHRAFQGWRYLDASLAPPDRATVIDPGLPDSLARDLYRLGLL
- a CDS encoding heme-binding protein encodes the protein MKKFAGLLIAGVFTAGLAPAASDAHVEMRPMLTLGMAKAMADACEAFRETQENFRAVNIAIVDRGADLVLFRRQNDAFLGSFEIALRKAQSAARLPIPTRTLGEIVHGKDGQPGRAPALGEFHHVTALTGGLPIRMADGALVGAIGISGATGDQDEQCAQAAIDAVADMLQ
- a CDS encoding TauD/TfdA family dioxygenase; translated protein: MGLTFKKLHPSFVAEASRVDLRDVHDDAELEAIRQAMDRYAILVFRGQQLSSDEHLAFATRFDGTLHRKTGISVLQPSRFGDEALTDVSNIGADGEVLGVDARQRSYVLANRLWHTDASFQDPRGRYSMLAALAVPPVAADTEFADMRTAYDTLPETRRVGLEGLRVHHSIAYSRQTLGFEFSAEESDRLKGATHPLLLMNPRNGRHSLYLASHASRIVDRPVADGRLLLRDLMEHATRPEFVYRHSWREGDVVIWDNRATMHRACPFEDTVHRREMRRVTTLDIGDPSRVAQPA
- a CDS encoding TIM barrel protein: MLRLAANLTMLFADEPLPERAERVRAAGFRGIEILFPYDWTAAELKTWIRAADVQLVLINTPPGDWSSGERGLAAQPGRQADFRSAFGQALDYATQLTCPRIHVMAGLRSEEREACDACFVDNLRHAAEEARRFDIDVLIEPLNDRDVPGYHLSRLHHARQLITAVARDNVRLQFDLYHTRIMEGDVKAAYARFRSLVRHVQIAGLPGRHEPDGSEIDGGKLLRMLDANGYAGWVGCEYRPRTTFEAGLGWATDFGITAPAESPAS
- a CDS encoding amidohydrolase family protein, with the protein product MHDLAVRNALIVDGTGKPSFHGDLAVENGQVVARGGEVGSARETIDADGLALAPGIVDTHTHFDAQLTWDPSASPSPSLGVTTVVIGNCGFTIAPCREQDRDATLRNLTHVEGMSLSALREGVRWEFESFPEYLDLLARCGLVPNVASYIGHSSVRTYVMGQAATEREATDDEISRMAEIVRDSVTAGAIGFSTTTFEGHNGENGVPMPSRFASEAEVGALVRAMGETGRGIFMLTAGSGTKLGTLEKMGAEARRPVLVAAFLHNPTRPDGVRLGLARLDAAAKRGNEMWGQVSCRPLSLEFTMASPYLFEGLSAWKPAMTADGTEGLQSVYASGEFRAAVRAELAVPAKVRIFNGDWEKIIVREVSPGGNSALEERSLRDLATAAGQDPLDWLLDHAIEGGLETLFVAQLLNTDENAVSEALVHDRSLVSLSDAGAHLTFFCDAGFGLHLLGHWVRDRELFSLEEGVHRLSGRPADIMRIPGRGRLVPGQAADMMLFDPDRVGVGLSKRVHDLPSGAPRLVATAEGLHGVWVNGIRVTSPEGTSVSGATPGQLVRSFHA
- a CDS encoding urate hydroxylase PuuD, which encodes MAAILTSLRNTVIAGFVLALVLFIFYYMVMGYSADAFPAFFLRWLHVISGVMWIGLLWYFNFVQIPSMPEIPDDQKPAISKVIAPLALCWFRWGAMATIVTGLILAWMNGYIIETLTLGIVGGTSSQTLLGIGMWLGIIMWFNVWFVIWPNQQKALGLVEADADTKAASARTAMLFSRTNTMLSVPMLFAMVSAQNL
- a CDS encoding sulfurtransferase, with translation MRSDLGEWREPTALVETDTLESELASPDLRIVDCTTWLLPAEPGDDAPYRVVPGIAEYEAGHIPGAVFLDIQETISDPDTRLRFMAPSAERFASAIGRLGIGNGSRVVLYSNGSIMWATRVWWMLRSFGFDGASVLDGGFGKWQAEGRPVSTDRESYPPACFDACPRAGFFVDRHHVLARLGDPAATMVNALAPEFFLGSGPSRYGRPGRIPGSVSVPAASLLDPSDGTFVSLDEARRAHEAVGVSPDRHVVAYCGGGISATVGLFLLHQLGYPDLTLYDASMGEWARDPELPIEKGPPGSTD
- a CDS encoding polyprenyl synthetase family protein, translated to MNAASGGERRADRSSLAAVKALVADDLARVDHTINANLASSVALIPELARHVTDAGGKRIRPLVTLLGARAAGYQGHRHIGLAAVIEFIHTATLLHDDVVDNSLERRGLKSANAIWGNAASVLVGDFLFSQAFRLMVADGSLPVLRLLSNAAAVIVQGEVLQLVTTGKTTTTENEYLEVVRAKTAQLFAAAAAVGGHLVECGPDVLAGLDRYGEQVGTAFQLTDDALDYLGESHETGKPTGGDFREGRLTLPVIIAYAQADRRERDFWDRTLGKGQQTPDDFAEACRIIRCRGTVALTQERAVACSDNAIAALEVLPPSPCREALADLACLACSRKQ